The genome window tgatgctaatcaagaatatatatactttaagggttggagatgcctccttctacctgttacatacatttcctgtcggcacaaagttataatacccttctatcctatgggtagcgggtataaaaagtgtttaatttgctgtcttaaagttaagttaaattgtaattgcatACAATTTCATGAAATTATCGTCTATGCAATAAACATTTCTATCTGTTGTactataaattgaaatgatgGGCCAAACTTACATTGTGCACCAGGTGGGAGATGCGAATCATTTCAGTGATCTCGGCCAGCGCTCGTTGTGAGTGAAGTACGCCAGCACTCTTGTCCTGCTCCACATCCGGAATGTTGGCGGCATGTCCGCCAGCCTTGGACACGAGCAGCACAATGAGTCCCCAGGCCTGCATTGTGTTCTTGCCATTGTACAGTAGATGCCTTGAAATTGTTTAGATTGGAGAATCACACCGAAATGCACTAAGATTTCATTGACTTACTTGGCAGTCTTCATTAGCGGATGCGCACTGCCCACCAGCTTGGGCAAGTATAGCGCCACATTGGCAACCTCATCGCTGAGTAACCAGCGTAAACTGAGGAATGAGGTGGGATAGCCAACAATCCGCTCCGCCTCGCTAACCGCAAGATTCCAGTCGTGGCTCGGTGGTGGCGTCGCTTGTTTACTTGTCACCGTAGCCGTATaacgatgctgctgctgctgctgagtgaTAGTTGCCACTGGTAATCGAGAATTGGACACGAGGCACTGCATCCTTTGACGCAGCACCTGTTGCATAATCAACGTGGTAGCTCGTTGCATCGTTGTAATAGGTTGTGTAAATAAACTTGAATCCCGTGCAGAAATTCCACTTTCAATTACTTTTACTCAAGCTATTGGTATTTCGACACATAAATTCCACACTTTCTgcacttgttgctgctgctttttggcAGGTTATCGTATGACTGACTTATTCATTCactaattaacaaaatatatattcatattattcTACCAACTGATGATTTAGTGACTTCATAATAACGTTGCCTTAAaacttaattgcaaataacaacacaatataccataatttGTCAAAAAGTGCTTCATCGTTGTctatattaaattgataaataaaatgactttatttttataagtaCTTGTATAACAAATTCATTTGTCCGCCCCGCTTAATGTTCTGCATTAGTCTAAATTGTGAACTGTATACGCTTTAAGCTAATGTCATTGTACTATAATTAAAACCTGAACCCATTGACGTCGCCTTGCACCCGCGTCACAAATCCTGCATCGCCAGTATAATGTTCTCCAGCGCCTGTCGTGCATCCGTCGCCGGAAAATGTTGCAGCACTGTGAGCGCCGCTGCCGTGTGCTTGCACTGCAGCTCCTTAGTCTTGGCTAACGCTGGGCCGGCTATAACGATCTTGTGTATCTTGTGATAGTCAATGTGCTCCACCGTTTGCTTGCCCTTTTCCAACAGCGCATACATGCTGGGGTCGTGTTCCAAATGGAACAGCACTGGGGCACTCACTAAACTAAACTGTGCGTCCAGTGGTAAGGTGGGAGTTTGAAAGATTTCAGCATCCAAGCAGGCTTGCCAGGCGAGTGCGAGATGCTTGCCAAAGCGATAGGCATGACGTTGCATCTCTTCACTCTGTTGGGCCAACTTAAGGGATGCCTGACAGGATTTTCCTAGCAGACTGCCGGCATTTAGGATATTGCGACACTCCCACTCCTGCTCCGGATTGCCCATCACCTGGCCAATGGGCATAGGAGTGAGTACGTCGTGTTCATTGAAATCGACGCCAACGGCGAGCGAGGGACGCTGGAAGGTGCCCGGTTTGAAGGGCAGCGGATTATTCTGTTCGTCGCGTTCGCCAATGAATTCCGATTCGGAAAAGTCGCGCACAGCGGAGGAAATCAATTCCACGACTTCCTGGTTACGCAGATTGGCCAGCTCAGCACTGGAGTGTCCCAGCAGATAGTCGCCCGTGAGCAGACCAATTTTGTTGCCAAAAGACATGTCGTCAAAGGTGGTGCCATCCTGTCCCGCCTGAGTGCCCGATTGCAAGTTGACAACGCTCTGAAGGGGAGGGGAAATTACATGAATTTAAATAGGTAAATAATGTCTTATTATATGAATTGTATGCAAATTAACAGATTGCGCTTTGCATACAATTTCATGAAATTATCTTCTATGCAATAAAGATTTCTATCTGTGGTATAAATTGAAGTGACGGGCCAAACTTACATTGTGCACCAGGTGGGAGATGCGAATCATTTCAGTGACCTCGGCCAGCGCTCGTTGCGAGTGAAGTACGCCAGCGCTCTTGTCCTGTTCTACATCCGGAATGTTGGCGGCATGTCCGCCAGCCTTGGACACGAGCAGCACAATCAGTCCCCAGGCTTGCATTGTGTTCTTGCCATTGTACAGCAGGTGCCTTGAAATTGTTTAGATTGGAAAATCAGAATGAAATGCACTAAGACTTCATTGACTTACTTGGCAGTCTTCATTAACGGATGCGCACTGCCCACCAGCTTGCGCAAGTGCAGCGCCACATTGGCAATCTCATCGCTGAGTAACCAACGTAAACTGAGGAACGAGGTGGGATAGCCAACAATCCGCTCCGCCTCGCTAACCGCACGATTCCAGTCGTGTCTCGGTGGTGGCGTTGCTTGTTTACTCGTCACCGTTGACGTAGCCGTATaacgatgctgctgctgctgatgatgatgagtgAAAGTTGCCACTGGTAATCGAGAATTGGAAACGAGGCACTGCATCCTTTGACGCAGCACCTGTTGCATAATCAACGTGGTAGCTCGTTGCATCGTTGTAATCGGTTGTGTAAATAAACTTGAATCCCGTGCACAAATTCCACTTTCAATTACTTTTACTCAAGCTATTGGTATTTCGACACATAAATTCCACACTTTCTgcacttgttgctgttgctgctgctgttcgcgTTGCTGCTCGGTGGCAAACTGACAAAAAGTGAAATCACAGTTTTGGACTCGGGCGTAACCTcttctttgctgctgctgctgccgctgttgttgcttcttcgCTGGCGGCCCACTTTTACAATTGGCTATAGCGGCGCCACAaccgttttgtttgtttgctcttGACTTGAAAACAGGTTTTCGTTTGGCTACCAATGCCGCTGCTCCCGCGAGCATTTTTATTCCACtcactgttttgttttggtttttatgcTCTTCTTTTTCTAAAATCAGCTGTGTCTTTGCCGATATATCGATAGCAGCGATAGCAGGTGCGCGTTCCTCATCGATTATCAGGTGGGAGAAATTTGGTATCGGTATGCAAGCAGTATTTATTTATCGCATCCTGCTGTACGGCgcagtatattttttcatattattataagagttatttgtatatttaaacaatattcATTCTTAATGTGAGCTaatcaataacaatattatttgtttcatATCAAGCACTATCCATTTTTGAAATACGTCTATTAAGTCTTCTTGTGGAAATTGCCTCACACCTAATTATGTGTGACCAGCCCAGTATATTTAGAGTCTTCAAATAATCGTAATATACTTTTGCGCTTGGCCACTTATCAGTTGTTaaattatcaatatttatcaatttaaaaagtttactGATAGCGAGCATACTTATGTTTATCAGTATGCAAAAGCCCATTGTCGCCAAATTTTGACATTAGTTGCTTACTGCCAAGTGAATGCGTGTCATTCTCggtaaaagaaaaacaatggaAACGTAAACGTAGTGACAATTGTAAGAAAACACTTTATGAAAGGGTTTTACATAGAATAACAGTTGCATTTAAAAACACTGGGTCCACAGCGCATGTGTCGGTTGTAAGAACGCTATGAATGAACATGTTTGTGCTTTTAGCACACACCCTTGCTTTTAGCCCAACTCGGTCGCTCTCTCTTACTCTGTTTTTCGCTCTCTCGCGCAGCAGCTAACGGTGTATGTGTGGAAAAACTGCTACAACGGTATTCAAATCGAAATCGATAAGTACGCAAAGAACACAGCGCGCAGCGTGAAAACGTGAAAATTCCCTATTAAATtgatgaataaaataattttgcaaacaACTAATTGGTAGACAACTCGATGCCACAACAAAGCATGTCCAAAAAAAGTGTTAGCTCCCAGAATTTCTTGTAAACGTAGTGCCAGGcatgccaacaaaaaaagaaaaacgaaaatcttAAGGAGCTCTGTGCTCCAATAGAAATCGATACACGCCAAGAGACATGGGGCGGGGGAGCAGTTCGGGGGCGGGCAGCTTCAGTGAAAGTTTTCCATCAATTTGCAACATTAATTTCGATTAtgtaaaattgcatttgagcTGATTGCAGTCGCgacttttcttaaatttagCTCACGCATTTATTACATAAGCTTTTCTTTGGTAATCCATTAACTATACGCTTTTCTTTTCACCTCCTCCCACTCTCGCCCACTCTTCATTTGTCATTTGCAGCTGCTTGAGGTAATGTAAAGCCATTTTTGATTGGAGCTCGAGATCAAGAAACCGCTTCCGCTTGATAGAACTGTGCCCAATTGTTGTGCTAGTAGCCAAGCTATCAGAATGCAGCCGCCGCCGCGTAAGGTATAAATCGGAAAAATCCGTCAGATAAGAATCACACATAAATCGATAATCCTTATCACACAAcataaaacacaacacactcaATGGATTTCTTTGAATCATGCAGGGTAACTATGTGAAATTCCTCAAGAATTTGCACACGGAGCAGGTGGCCAAGTTGCAGCTAAAGAATCAGCATGAGTGCGATCTACTGGAGGATATACGGCAGTTCACCATCAAGCGATCTGCCATTGAGAAATCATATAGCGAAGGTCTCCTCAAGATCTCGTCGCAGTATCTCAATAAGAAAATCCCAAATATACCCGACATTAAAATGGATGGCATGGAGGAGCGTTGGTAAGGGctcaaattgtatttcaattcTGGAATTTCTTAACCTTTCCAAACTCTTTATTCGTCTTAGGAATATGTGGAGCGTTTGGCGCACAGTGCTGGAGGAGAATGAGAAACTGGCTCGTGCTCGACTGGCTGCCATTGAGGTGTTCCAGCAACAGATTGCCGACGAGGCCAAAGTGCTGCGGGATTATAAGCTGGCCATTGCCAAACGTTCCCTTTCGGGCATTGTCAATGTGCAGAAGGAACTGCATTTGAGCGTTGGCGATGTGGACAAGACCAAAAAGTCCTATTTCGATGAGGAGCACTGTGCACACGATGTTCGCGACAAGGCCAAAGATATTGAGGAGAagttgaagaagaagaagggcTCGTTTTTCCAATCCATCACATCACTGCAAAAGAATAGCGCCAGAGTGACTTCCCGCAAGGAATTGCTCGAGGAAAAGTCTTCGGGAGCACGCAATGATTACGTACTTAGTCTAGCTGCGGCCAATGCACATCAGAATCGCTACTTCACCGTCGATTTGCAAACAACGATGACAACCATGGAGAATTATGTATTTGAGCGAGTCGCCGAGTATCTTATGCTAATGGGGTGAGTAACACAAATGGGTAATTAATTAGCTAATGCTTTTCTTTGGGTAACACAGAAGTAGTAAATATTTCCTTATGAATCTCATAAAATTGTcttatatttgttattgttctcTAGAGATGTATATGTAAAAAGTAGTTTAATTCAGCTTTGCTGCCCACACAGTTCACATGCGGGTACATCACTGTATCAAAGGTTTTCTCTTTTCAAGTTAACACACTTACAGAGACGCCACTGTACGAGAGTGCTTCGTAATTAGTTTCTCTTTTCAACTAATTTGACTTGAAAAAGACTTGTTTGTGTTTCTCATTACTCAtatcatatttaattcaaGGGTTTCTAAAGTGCATTTCTGTATCTTTTAGTGATTATTTGCTTAGtattaacaaatgaaatgaaaccaaaaagaaacatttaatttaaagtcaattaaataaaactgtaTAAAGAATTTGAACTGAAATGGCTACAATCGTagtctttaaatttatatttttgccgTTTTTAGCTTCTTAACCCACCCTTATATGAGACgtgttcaataaattaataaaattaggGTGTTAAAGGCATTCTTCATGGTTCTTCAGTGAACCTTATCGGATTGACATCGATAAGATTGTTAATTTTCTCATAATTCAAGCTCTTGTACAACAAAATCGTGACTCTTCAAATATTAAGTTCCTAAGTGTTACACATTGATTGGTATCCGGCAGTcgaatgcaatatttattaataaacatgCTTATCAATTATTCTTCCAGACGCACAGAGCTACTCACCTGCTCGGCCACGCAGAACAGCTTCGGCAAGATACGGGATCAGGCGCAGCAGTTGACGAGGGAGTACAATCTGCAGTGTTGCTATCTGTTCTATCCGGTGCTCAAGCAGCACATTCAGTACGACTTTGAGGCATGCGATAATGATCCAGTGCGTAAGGTGACCGCAGAGCATGATTCTGCAGCCGAGACGTTGACCAAGGAGGCAAAGAACTTGGCTGGACGTGTGGTGAAGGAAAATGCTTCAATACGGGAGTATGCCAAGAAGTTGGCATTGTGTCAATCGTTGAGGGATGCTGGTCAACGCACAGATCCCAACGATCCAAATGGCCCAGATCTAGATACCAAAATCGATGAGTTCCGTGACCAAATCCGTCGCTCCGAGACGGAAAAAGCCAAGGCCGAGGCGTGTCTGCAGTGTCTGCGCGATGGGGGCATCAATGTGGACGAATGGGTGCAGGAGGCAGAGATTATGGGTGTGCAGGAATTGACACGCTCCGCCAGCTCGATTTCCATGCGCACCGATGCTTCCGGACAGGGTGAAAATCCCAGCTCAGATTCGTTCTACGACAGTGACAAAGAGGAGGCAGCTGGtggtgcagctgctgctgctgctaagcCCAAACAGGAGACACAACTGTCACGGGATCGCACCTTCAGTGACAGCGATGAGGAGCCAGAGGAACGCGAACGTGCTCAGCCATCGACTGCGGCACCTGTGCCAATGATGGCGGCCAGCGGAGGCGGTGGTGGTTGGGATGATCCAACTGAGGTCAATTGGGATGCCGAGGAGGAGGATAAGGATGATCCCATTGTGCCAGAGCCCAAGGAGGCCATCTTCAAGTGCACAGCTCTCTACAGCTATACGGTGAGTAAAGAGTTTTGATGAGTTGTTTTTAGATGCTAATTGGATTCCCTTTTATGCTTTGCAGGCACAAAATCCGGATGAGTTGACCATCGTTGAGAATGAACAGCTTGAGGTGGTGGGCGAGGGCGATGGAGACGGTTGGCTGCGTGCCCGCAACTATCGCGGGGAGGAGGGTTATGTGCCACACAATTATCTGGACATTGAGCAGGATGCGGCCGGTGGCGCCTTTAATGGTAGTTCAGGCAATCAATTGCGCTCACAAATCTCATTCTCATCTGTCGATTACACCGTTGACAATGAAGATCAAACGGTGGACTCTATGCAATCACCCGACCAGGTCTCTGTCATAATGGCACCACAGAAGCGCGTCAAATCCGATGTGGAATGGTGCATTGCGCTCTACGATTACGATGCAACCGCCGAGGATGAGCTGACCTTCGAGGAGGGCGACAAGATCAAGATCATTACGAAGACAGCGCACGGTGTCGACGATGGTTGGTGGGAGGGTGAACTGGATGGTAAATTTGGCAATTTCCCATCGCTGGTCGTTGAGGAGTGCGATGAGATGGGCGAGCTGCTCAGCGATGGAGGCGACGAGTCTCCGCCACCGATGGCACCACCCAACTTTGCCTTGCCCCCGGCCCCCGCACTGCCGCCAGAGTACGCACAGGAGCTGTCTGACATAACGGAGGATATGTTTGCCTCACAGGATACAGCTGGTGAGTATTGagaatttaaatgtttaattattcaTTGTAAGCTGACTCGTCATCTACTTGTTCTCATTGCGCTTCAGATGAGGATAGGGACAGCggttatataccaaatggcgCTGCGGCTCCTAGCATGCCTCCGCCAGGTAAATAAGATGCATATACAAGCTTACACCTTTCCTCTCTCTCGATCAATCTCTCTATTGTCTTATTTATATCACTACCAATACTCAACTCTCTTATATTTACACTCAATATCGATTCCTCTAGTActatatcatttttatttcactaaacacaaaacaaaaaccaaaaaaaaaagtattgttATACCTGCTTCTATATTCTCTAGAGGTACCTAAACTTATTCTTCAAGTGCAGCTCGTCTAACTACTAACCACTACCAAATACTCGTAAccaccaccaaaaaaaaataaaccactATCATCACTGTAACTATTCTCCACCACTCTCCGTACTCTCCGTTAATGTGCTAtccaaaactaaaaacaaaaaccaaaaaacgaaCTTTAATGTTTTATCAAAACTATGTCTATGAAAATGTGTTGAGAGAAGTGTAAAAGGAAAGAACTTAACTACAATTCTTTACAGTGTTCTTTAGGCTTATCAACGTGTGtcctctatgtgtgtgttggtgttaCCTGCTATGCCACTGTCTACGATTCCATTCTCAAGTTTCGATTGAGTTTCGaattctttattatttcttttgtaatatacaatatatataaatactactACATATGTGTAAAAGATTCTTTTTGATATCGTATCGTTGAAAAAAGCATTCTAATTGATTCTATAAGCCACAGTTTGTTTTCCAACTACTTACTATACTTTTTGACTCAGTGTATTTTATGACCAAAAATTTGATGTACTTTTAAATGTTTCTCATCTCAACTGTTGCCTGTTTTCTATCTCTACCCCTTTCTTGATTAAACAACTATATAATCACTGTAATATTTGGATATTTTGTGAAggtttcaaaaatatattaaaaatccCACTCTccattttaaaagtaaaatcaaTTCTTTCTATCCTAATTCAAGAACTTTTATGATATACTACTATAAGCATGAAGAATTGAAGTACTTC of Drosophila nasuta strain 15112-1781.00 chromosome 3, ASM2355853v1, whole genome shotgun sequence contains these proteins:
- the LOC132793297 gene encoding protein nervous wreck isoform X3; protein product: MPQQSMSKKSGNYVKFLKNLHTEQVAKLQLKNQHECDLLEDIRQFTIKRSAIEKSYSEGLLKISSQYLNKKIPNIPDIKMDGMEERWNMWSVWRTVLEENEKLARARLAAIEVFQQQIADEAKVLRDYKLAIAKRSLSGIVNVQKELHLSVGDVDKTKKSYFDEEHCAHDVRDKAKDIEEKLKKKKGSFFQSITSLQKNSARVTSRKELLEEKSSGARNDYVLSLAAANAHQNRYFTVDLQTTMTTMENYVFERVAEYLMLMGRTELLTCSATQNSFGKIRDQAQQLTREYNLQCCYLFYPVLKQHIQYDFEACDNDPVRKVTAEHDSAAETLTKEAKNLAGRVVKENASIREYAKKLALCQSLRDAGQRTDPNDPNGPDLDTKIDEFRDQIRRSETEKAKAEACLQCLRDGGINVDEWVQEAEIMGVQELTRSASSISMRTDASGQGENPSSDSFYDSDKEEAAGGAAAAAAKPKQETQLSRDRTFSDSDEEPEERERAQPSTAAPVPMMAASGGGGGWDDPTEVNWDAEEEDKDDPIVPEPKEAIFKCTALYSYTAQNPDELTIVENEQLEVVGEGDGDGWLRARNYRGEEGYVPHNYLDIEQDAAGGAFNDQTVDSMQSPDQVSVIMAPQKRVKSDVEWCIALYDYDATAEDELTFEEGDKIKIITKTAHGVDDGWWEGELDGKFGNFPSLVVEECDEMGELLSDGGDESPPPMAPPNFALPPAPALPPEYAQELSDITEDMFASQDTADEDRDSGYIPNGAAAPSMPPPVLIQEPGMEDDLSDDGKSPPSMPPPQLAKGPEGGAANGGATANTLNLGMAQIIVTAATPMVEDGADKSFPPVGESDQSKSPAASDKQQQPKEQPVVVDKKPDIVPKPTAKVLQQKPQQQQSQSATTTTVKEGKVAVDGGGQVGPAVTITLTEYHVSCNAEDQPSSQDATDSASDDVPVLPEAEDPFTEKSNSGASASEGGSNAFEANFEANFDANFDDAFAGGGGSGGGGGGGEKSHDLDMNCEAAAEDVIEAPKQVVGGRASIPEELDSNQLARLENLKESNA
- the LOC132793297 gene encoding protein nervous wreck isoform X7 — translated: MPQQSMSKKSGNYVKFLKNLHTEQVAKLQLKNQHECDLLEDIRQFTIKRSAIEKSYSEGLLKISSQYLNKKIPNIPDIKMDGMEERWNMWSVWRTVLEENEKLARARLAAIEVFQQQIADEAKVLRDYKLAIAKRSLSGIVNVQKELHLSVGDVDKTKKSYFDEEHCAHDVRDKAKDIEEKLKKKKGSFFQSITSLQKNSARVTSRKELLEEKSSGARNDYVLSLAAANAHQNRYFTVDLQTTMTTMENYVFERVAEYLMLMGRTELLTCSATQNSFGKIRDQAQQLTREYNLQCCYLFYPVLKQHIQYDFEACDNDPVRKVTAEHDSAAETLTKEAKNLAGRVVKENASIREYAKKLALCQSLRDAGQRTDPNDPNGPDLDTKIDEFRDQIRRSETEKAKAEACLQCLRDGGINVDEWVQEAEIMGVQELTRSASSISMRTDASGQGENPSSDSFYDSDKEEAAGGAAAAAAKPKQETQLSRDRTFSDSDEEPEERERAQPSTAAPVPMMAASGGGGGWDDPTEVNWDAEEEDKDDPIVPEPKEAIFKCTALYSYTAQNPDELTIVENEQLEVVGEGDGDGWLRARNYRGEEGYVPHNYLDIEQDAAGGAFNGSSGNQLRSQISFSSVDYTVDNEDQTVDSMQSPDQVSVIMAPQKRVKSDVEWCIALYDYDATAEDELTFEEGDKIKIITKTAHGVDDGWWEGELDGKFGNFPSLVVEECDEMGELLSDGGDESPPPMAPPNFALPPAPALPPEYAQELSDITEDMFASQDTADEDRDSGYIPNGAAAPSMPPPVLIQEPGMEDDLSDDGKSPPSMPPPQLAKGPEGGAANGGATANTLNLGMAQIIVTAATPMVEDGADKSFPPVGESDQSKSPAASDKQQQPKEQPVVVDKKPDIVPKPTAKVLQQKPQQQQSQSATTTTVKEEDQPSSQDATDSASDDVPVLPEAEDPFTEKSNSGASASEGGSNAFEANFEANFDANFDDAFAGGGGSGGGGGGGEKSHDLDMNCEAAAEDVIEAPKQVVGGRASIPEELDSNQLARLENLKESNA
- the LOC132793297 gene encoding protein nervous wreck isoform X4; the encoded protein is MPQQSMSKKSGNYVKFLKNLHTEQVAKLQLKNQHECDLLEDIRQFTIKRSAIEKSYSEGLLKISSQYLNKKIPNIPDIKMDGMEERWNMWSVWRTVLEENEKLARARLAAIEVFQQQIADEAKVLRDYKLAIAKRSLSGIVNVQKELHLSVGDVDKTKKSYFDEEHCAHDVRDKAKDIEEKLKKKKGSFFQSITSLQKNSARVTSRKELLEEKSSGARNDYVLSLAAANAHQNRYFTVDLQTTMTTMENYVFERVAEYLMLMGRTELLTCSATQNSFGKIRDQAQQLTREYNLQCCYLFYPVLKQHIQYDFEACDNDPVRKVTAEHDSAAETLTKEAKNLAGRVVKENASIREYAKKLALCQSLRDAGQRTDPNDPNGPDLDTKIDEFRDQIRRSETEKAKAEACLQCLRDGGINVDEWVQEAEIMGVQELTRSASSISMRTDASGQGENPSSDSFYDSDKEEAAGGAAAAAAKPKQETQLSRDRTFSDSDEEPEERERAQPSTAAPVPMMAASGGGGGWDDPTEVNWDAEEEDKDDPIVPEPKEAIFKCTALYSYTAQNPDELTIVENEQLEVVGEGDGDGWLRARNYRGEEGYVPHNYLDIEQDAAGGAFNGSSGNQLRSQISFSSVDYTVDNEDQTVDSMQSPDQVSVIMAPQKRVKSDVEWCIALYDYDATAEDELTFEEGDKIKIITKTAHGVDDGWWEGELDGKFGNFPSLVVEECDEMGELLSDGGDESPPPMAPPNFALPPAPALPPEYAQELSDITEDMFASQDTADEDRDSGYIPNGAAAPSMPPPVLIQEPGMEDDLSDDGKSPPSMPPPQLAKGPEGGAANGGATANTLNLVGESDQSKSPAASDKQQQPKEQPVVVDKKPDIVPKPTAKVLQQKPQQQQSQSATTTTVKEGKVAVDGGGQVGPAVTITLTEYHVSCNAEDQPSSQDATDSASDDVPVLPEAEDPFTEKSNSGASASEGGSNAFEANFEANFDANFDDAFAGGGGSGGGGGGGEKSHDLDMNCEAAAEDVIEAPKQVVGGRASIPEELDSNQLARLENLKESNA
- the LOC132793297 gene encoding protein nervous wreck isoform X5 — its product is MPQQSMSKKSGNYVKFLKNLHTEQVAKLQLKNQHECDLLEDIRQFTIKRSAIEKSYSEGLLKISSQYLNKKIPNIPDIKMDGMEERWNMWSVWRTVLEENEKLARARLAAIEVFQQQIADEAKVLRDYKLAIAKRSLSGIVNVQKELHLSVGDVDKTKKSYFDEEHCAHDVRDKAKDIEEKLKKKKGSFFQSITSLQKNSARVTSRKELLEEKSSGARNDYVLSLAAANAHQNRYFTVDLQTTMTTMENYVFERVAEYLMLMGRTELLTCSATQNSFGKIRDQAQQLTREYNLQCCYLFYPVLKQHIQYDFEACDNDPVRKVTAEHDSAAETLTKEAKNLAGRVVKENASIREYAKKLALCQSLRDAGQRTDPNDPNGPDLDTKIDEFRDQIRRSETEKAKAEACLQCLRDGGINVDEWVQEAEIMGVQELTRSASSISMRTDASGQGENPSSDSFYDSDKEEAAGGAAAAAAKPKQETQLSRDRTFSDSDEEPEERERAQPSTAAPVPMMAASGGGGGWDDPTEVNWDAEEEDKDDPIVPEPKEAIFKCTALYSYTAQNPDELTIVENEQLEVVGEGDGDGWLRARNYRGEEGYVPHNYLDIEQDAAGGAFNGSSGNQLRSQISFSSVDYTVDNEDQTVDSMQSPDQVSVIMAPQKRVKSDVEWCIALYDYDATAEDELTFEEGDKIKIITKTAHGVDDGWWEGELDGKFGNFPSLVVEECDEMGELLSDGGDESPPPMAPPNFALPPAPALPPEYAQELSDITEDMFASQDTADEDRDSGYIPNGAAAPSMPPPVLIQEPGMEDDLSDDGKSPPSMPPPQLAKGPEGGAANGGATANTLNLGESDQSKSPAASDKQQQPKEQPVVVDKKPDIVPKPTAKVLQQKPQQQQSQSATTTTVKEGKVAVDGGGQVGPAVTITLTEYHVSCNAEDQPSSQDATDSASDDVPVLPEAEDPFTEKSNSGASASEGGSNAFEANFEANFDANFDDAFAGGGGSGGGGGGGEKSHDLDMNCEAAAEDVIEAPKQVVGGRASIPEELDSNQLARLENLKESNA
- the LOC132793297 gene encoding protein nervous wreck isoform X8; protein product: MPQQSMSKKSGNYVKFLKNLHTEQVAKLQLKNQHECDLLEDIRQFTIKRSAIEKSYSEGLLKISSQYLNKKIPNIPDIKMDGMEERWNMWSVWRTVLEENEKLARARLAAIEVFQQQIADEAKVLRDYKLAIAKRSLSGIVNVQKELHLSVGDVDKTKKSYFDEEHCAHDVRDKAKDIEEKLKKKKGSFFQSITSLQKNSARVTSRKELLEEKSSGARNDYVLSLAAANAHQNRYFTVDLQTTMTTMENYVFERVAEYLMLMGRTELLTCSATQNSFGKIRDQAQQLTREYNLQCCYLFYPVLKQHIQYDFEACDNDPVRKVTAEHDSAAETLTKEAKNLAGRVVKENASIREYAKKLALCQSLRDAGQRTDPNDPNGPDLDTKIDEFRDQIRRSETEKAKAEACLQCLRDGGINVDEWVQEAEIMGVQELTRSASSISMRTDASGQGENPSSDSFYDSDKEEAAGGAAAAAAKPKQETQLSRDRTFSDSDEEPEERERAQPSTAAPVPMMAASGGGGGWDDPTEVNWDAEEEDKDDPIVPEPKEAIFKCTALYSYTAQNPDELTIVENEQLEVVGEGDGDGWLRARNYRGEEGYVPHNYLDIEQDAAGGAFNGSSGNQLRSQISFSSVDYTVDNEDQTVDSMQSPDQVSVIMAPQKRVKSDVEWCIALYDYDATAEDELTFEEGDKIKIITKTAHGVDDGWWEGELDGKFGNFPSLVVEECDEMGELLSDGGDESPPPMAPPNFALPPAPALPPEYAQELSDITEDMFASQDTADEDRDSGYIPNGAAAPSMPPPVFFRLINVCPLCVCWCYLLCHCLRFHSQVSIEFRILYYFFCNIQYI
- the LOC132793297 gene encoding protein nervous wreck isoform X1, which codes for MPQQSMSKKSGNYVKFLKNLHTEQVAKLQLKNQHECDLLEDIRQFTIKRSAIEKSYSEGLLKISSQYLNKKIPNIPDIKMDGMEERWNMWSVWRTVLEENEKLARARLAAIEVFQQQIADEAKVLRDYKLAIAKRSLSGIVNVQKELHLSVGDVDKTKKSYFDEEHCAHDVRDKAKDIEEKLKKKKGSFFQSITSLQKNSARVTSRKELLEEKSSGARNDYVLSLAAANAHQNRYFTVDLQTTMTTMENYVFERVAEYLMLMGRTELLTCSATQNSFGKIRDQAQQLTREYNLQCCYLFYPVLKQHIQYDFEACDNDPVRKVTAEHDSAAETLTKEAKNLAGRVVKENASIREYAKKLALCQSLRDAGQRTDPNDPNGPDLDTKIDEFRDQIRRSETEKAKAEACLQCLRDGGINVDEWVQEAEIMGVQELTRSASSISMRTDASGQGENPSSDSFYDSDKEEAAGGAAAAAAKPKQETQLSRDRTFSDSDEEPEERERAQPSTAAPVPMMAASGGGGGWDDPTEVNWDAEEEDKDDPIVPEPKEAIFKCTALYSYTAQNPDELTIVENEQLEVVGEGDGDGWLRARNYRGEEGYVPHNYLDIEQDAAGGAFNGSSGNQLRSQISFSSVDYTVDNEDQTVDSMQSPDQVSVIMAPQKRVKSDVEWCIALYDYDATAEDELTFEEGDKIKIITKTAHGVDDGWWEGELDGKFGNFPSLVVEECDEMGELLSDGGDESPPPMAPPNFALPPAPALPPEYAQELSDITEDMFASQDTADEDRDSGYIPNGAAAPSMPPPVLIQEPGMEDDLSDDGKSPPSMPPPQLAKGPEGGAANGGATANTLNLGMAQIIVTAATPMVEDGADKSFPPVGESDQSKSPAASDKQQQPKEQPVVVDKKPDIVPKPTAKVLQQKPQQQQSQSATTTTVKEGKVAVDGGGQVGPAVTITLTEYHVSCNAEDQPSSQDATDSASDDVPVLPEAEDPFTEKSNSGASASEGGSNAFEANFEANFDANFDDAFAGGGGSGGGGGGGEKSHDLDMNCEAAAEDVIEAPKQVVGGRASIPEELDSNQLARLENLKESNA